From a single Arachis hypogaea cultivar Tifrunner chromosome 3, arahy.Tifrunner.gnm2.J5K5, whole genome shotgun sequence genomic region:
- the LOC112790191 gene encoding probable UDP-glucosyl transferase 73B6: MSKENRELHVLFFPFFANGHIIPCVDLARVFAARGVTSTIVTTTHNAPFVSRTIGKSQITLRTIKFPPPEETGLPEGCENSESALAPDKLIKFMKATVLLQHPFEQVLQELHPNCVVADMFFPWTTDSAAKFGIPRIVFHGLGFFPLCVSACIRTYKPQDKVSSYTEPFLVPNLPGDITLTKMQLPQVPRDDEVFCKLLDDSNESELKSFGVIANSFYELEPVYADHYTKVLGRRAWSLGPVSLCKRETEEKASRGNEAGIDKQECLKWLETKKPNSVIYVCFGSMTTFPDAQLKEIAMGLEASNHPFIWVVSKGSKKNQEEDEKLEWLPEGFEERMEGKGMITRGWAPQLMILEHEAVGGFITHCGWNSTLEGVCAGVPMVTWPMYAEQFYNAMFLRDIARIGVGVGVQTWVGMMGGEPVKKEVIEKAVKRVMEGEETEETRRRAKELGKKAKEAVEEGGSSYSQFNSLIEDLRSRAQ; encoded by the exons ATGAGCAAGGAGAACCGCGAACTCCATGTTCTTTTCTTCCCGTTCTTTGCTAACGGTCACATAATCCCATGCGTTGACTTAGCCAGAGTCTTCGCCGCAAGAGGAGTGACATCCACCATAGTCACCACCACACACAACGCACCCTTCGTCTCAAGAACCATCGGAAAATCCCAAATTACCCTCAGAACCATCAAGTTCCCGCCACCGGAGGAAACTGGCTTGCCTGAAGGATGCGAGAATTCAGAATCGGCATTGGCACCGGATAAGCTCATCAAGTTCATGAAAGCCACCGTGCTCCTTCAACACCCATTCGAGCAAGTGCTGCAAGAACTGCATCCAAACTGTGTTGTTGCAGACATGTTCTTCCCTTGGACCACAGACTCCGCCGCCAAATTCGGGATTCCAAGGATCGTGTTCCATGGGTTGGGCTTCTTCCCCTTGTGCGTTTCCGCTTGCATCAGAACTTACAAGCCACAAGACAAGGTTTCATCCTACACAGAACCTTTCTTGGTTCCTAACCTTCCCGGCGACATAACTCTGACCAAGATGCAGTTGCCACAAGTCCCTCGAGATGACGAG GTATTTTGCAAGTTGCTTGATGATTCTAACGAATCGGAGTTGAAGAGCTTCGGTGTGATCGCCAACAGCTTCTACGAACTGGAACCAGTTTACGCCGATCATTACACCAAGGTGCTTGGTAGAAGAGCATGGTCGTTGGGTCCAGTTTCTCTATGCAAGAGGGAGACAGAGGAAAAAGCAAGCAGAGGAAACGAAGCAGGGATCGACAAGCAGGAATGCTTGAAGTGGCTTGAGACAAAGAAACCAAACTCCGTTATTTATGTGTGCTTTGGAAGCATGACAACGTTCCCAGACGCTCAGCTTAAAGAGATTGCTATGGGTCTAGAAGCTTCGAATCATCCATTCATCTGGGTAGTGAGTAAAGGATCAaaaaagaaccaagaagaagatgaGAAGTTAGAGTGGCTCCCAGAAGGGTTTGAAGAGAGAATGGAAGGGAAGGGGATGATCACAAGAGGTTGGGCGCCGCAACTGATGATTCTTGAGCACGAAGCAGTTGGCGGGTTTATTACGCATTGCGGTTGGAATTCGACGCTGGAAGGTGTTTGTGCCGGGGTGCCGATGGTGACGTGGCCGATGTATGCAGAGCAGTTTTATAATGCGATGTTTCTGAGGGACATAGCGAGGATTGGGGTTGGTGTTGGGGTTCAAACGTGGGTGGGGATGATGGGGGGCGAGCCGGTGAAGAAGGAGGTGATAGAGAAGGCGGTGAAGAGGGTAATGGAAGGTGAGGAAACAGAGGAGACGAGGAGAAGGGCGAAGGAGCTTGGGAAGAAGGCTAAAGAAGCTGTGGAGGAAGGTGGATCGtcttattcgcaattcaactctTTGATTGAGGATTTAAGATCGCGTGCTCAATGA